Proteins co-encoded in one Coprobacter tertius genomic window:
- a CDS encoding alpha-galactosidase D — MKKFFLAITVLLFMFVMVTSAVNPPIMGWSSWNAFLVNISDSIIMHQADLMVEKGLKSAGYKYINIDDGFFGIRDKNGNMEGNKKRFPNGLKCVSDHIHSLGLKAGIYSDAGVFTCGSISNKDEEGLHAGLYGHDQQDAQVYFNDWDFDFIKIDYCGGLQLGLDEEKRYTDIYNAIKTTSKKDISLNICRWAFPGTWASDISSSWRISGDINASWNSLKYVVGKNLYLSAYAGNGRYNDMDMLVIGFRDNCGVGGNGLTLNEEEAHFGLWCIMSSPLLIGCDLSKIPDSSLKLLRNEELIALNQDILGLQAYVVQHENEGYVLVKDILEKRGNIRAVALYNPSDTICSFDIPFETLELGGNIMVRDLIKKKNLGKFTGNFRKKLPPHSAMILKMEAQERLEPVSFEAEWAYLPLFNDLEKNSKGIVYAYARNASGKMKVGYLGGAPENYAEWNEIYSKTGGNYEMTIYYFGDQQDRSLDITVNNEKQTINHLYSDNIDTLKSLTINVTLKPGYNTVRMGSSYNWAPDIDRFTLNKK, encoded by the coding sequence ATGAAAAAATTTTTTTTAGCAATTACCGTACTTTTATTTATGTTTGTTATGGTTACTTCAGCCGTAAATCCCCCCATTATGGGATGGAGTTCATGGAACGCATTTCTGGTAAACATCAGTGATTCCATCATCATGCACCAAGCTGATTTAATGGTAGAAAAAGGGCTTAAATCTGCAGGATATAAATACATAAATATCGATGACGGATTTTTTGGTATTCGTGACAAAAACGGGAATATGGAAGGAAACAAAAAAAGATTCCCCAACGGATTGAAATGTGTATCAGATCATATTCATTCTTTAGGACTTAAAGCTGGCATATACTCAGATGCAGGAGTATTTACATGTGGGTCTATTTCTAATAAAGACGAAGAAGGTCTTCATGCCGGATTATATGGACATGATCAACAAGATGCACAAGTATATTTCAATGACTGGGATTTCGATTTTATAAAAATCGATTATTGCGGAGGTTTACAATTAGGCTTAGACGAAGAAAAGCGATATACCGATATATATAACGCAATAAAGACAACCAGTAAAAAAGATATATCCCTAAACATTTGTCGCTGGGCTTTCCCTGGAACATGGGCTTCAGATATCTCTTCTTCTTGGAGAATAAGCGGAGACATTAATGCCTCATGGAATTCACTGAAATATGTAGTAGGGAAAAATCTCTATTTATCGGCATACGCTGGAAACGGACGTTATAACGACATGGATATGCTGGTGATAGGATTCAGAGATAATTGCGGAGTCGGTGGAAATGGTCTTACTCTTAACGAAGAAGAAGCCCACTTCGGATTATGGTGCATCATGAGTTCCCCCTTATTGATCGGATGCGATCTTTCCAAAATACCGGATTCTTCGTTGAAATTACTGAGAAACGAGGAACTTATAGCCTTGAACCAAGATATTTTAGGTCTACAGGCTTATGTCGTACAACACGAGAATGAAGGATATGTTCTTGTGAAAGACATTCTTGAGAAAAGAGGAAATATCCGGGCAGTAGCTTTATATAACCCATCAGACACGATATGTTCATTCGATATTCCATTCGAGACTCTGGAATTGGGTGGGAATATTATGGTACGAGACCTGATAAAGAAAAAAAACTTAGGTAAATTCACCGGAAACTTTCGAAAAAAACTTCCTCCGCATAGTGCAATGATATTAAAAATGGAAGCACAAGAACGTCTTGAGCCGGTGAGCTTCGAAGCAGAATGGGCTTATTTGCCATTGTTCAACGATTTAGAAAAAAATAGTAAAGGAATCGTTTATGCTTATGCCCGTAATGCATCTGGAAAAATGAAAGTCGGCTATTTAGGCGGTGCACCCGAAAATTATGCTGAGTGGAATGAAATTTACAGTAAAACGGGTGGAAACTATGAAATGACGATTTATTACTTCGGCGATCAGCAAGACAGATCTCTGGATATAACGGTAAACAATGAAAAGCAAACAATAAATCATTTATATTCTGACAACATAGATACATTAAAATCTCTAACCATCAATGTAACGTTAAAACCTGGATATAATACTGTACGTATGGGTTCTTCTTATAACTGGGCTCCGGATATAGATCGATTTACATTAAATAAAAAATAA
- a CDS encoding M48 family metallopeptidase, whose amino-acid sequence MEYNIVFFLILFFVVVEFCMQQMLSFLNRRAASPVLPDKLIDLYDKTKYAEQQQYFSVNNKLGSISSIVDFVVIILFLVFGWFGGLYDWAYQVTSGSLIWNTLLFFGLLFMGNTLLSLPFDIYDTFVIEERFGFNKTTPFLFVADQLKSLFFGLFIGGLLLTVILFLYQWLGSLFWLAGCAVVVLFMILLNMFYSQWIVPLFNKQTPLPEGELRSAIERFADHAGFCLDNIYVIDGSKRSTKANAYFSGLGSKKRIVLFDTLIDELTTEEIVAVLAHETGHYKHKHTLQMLLLSVVNVFLIFFLFSWTVGNVAFAEALGGKGSSFALSLVAFSLLYSPLGLITGLFINALSRKNEYQADAFAAKYNLTEALISGLKKISVRSLSNLTPHPLYVKVYYSHPTLLQRIGRLMNKA is encoded by the coding sequence ATGGAATATAATATAGTGTTTTTTCTGATTTTGTTTTTTGTTGTGGTTGAATTTTGCATGCAACAAATGTTGTCTTTTTTAAATCGTCGGGCTGCTTCTCCTGTTTTACCGGATAAACTGATCGATTTATATGATAAAACAAAATATGCCGAACAGCAACAGTATTTTTCGGTAAACAATAAGTTGGGGTCGATAAGTTCTATTGTAGATTTTGTCGTAATCATATTATTTCTTGTTTTTGGTTGGTTCGGCGGATTATATGACTGGGCATATCAAGTAACCTCGGGCAGTTTGATATGGAATACGTTGTTGTTTTTCGGACTTTTATTTATGGGTAATACATTGTTGTCGTTACCTTTCGACATATATGATACGTTTGTTATCGAAGAACGTTTCGGATTTAATAAAACAACACCGTTTTTATTTGTTGCAGATCAATTAAAGTCTTTGTTTTTCGGATTGTTTATCGGAGGGCTTTTGTTAACGGTCATTCTTTTTCTGTATCAATGGTTGGGTAGTTTGTTTTGGTTGGCAGGCTGTGCTGTTGTTGTTTTATTTATGATTTTATTAAATATGTTTTATTCACAATGGATTGTTCCTTTATTTAATAAACAGACACCATTACCCGAGGGTGAGCTTCGTTCAGCTATAGAAAGATTTGCCGATCATGCGGGTTTTTGTCTCGATAATATATATGTTATCGACGGTTCGAAACGATCGACTAAAGCAAATGCATATTTTAGTGGTTTGGGAAGTAAAAAGCGTATTGTTTTGTTCGATACACTTATCGATGAACTCACAACAGAGGAGATTGTTGCTGTTTTGGCTCATGAGACGGGGCATTATAAACATAAACATACATTACAAATGCTGCTTTTATCAGTAGTAAACGTATTTCTTATATTTTTTCTTTTTTCATGGACGGTGGGTAATGTTGCATTTGCCGAAGCTTTAGGTGGAAAAGGCAGTTCTTTTGCTCTCTCTTTAGTCGCATTTTCATTACTTTATTCGCCTTTGGGTTTGATTACGGGGCTGTTTATTAATGCTTTATCTCGTAAAAATGAATATCAGGCAGATGCATTTGCTGCTAAATACAATTTGACAGAAGCGTTGATAAGCGGTTTGAAGAAAATATCGGTACGGTCTTTATCTAATCTTACGCCGCATCCGTTATATGTAAAAGTATATTATTCGCATCCGACTCTGTTACAGCGTATCGGACGATTAATGAATAAAGCATAA
- a CDS encoding competence/damage-inducible protein A, with product MNVEIIVIGDELLIGQVTDTNSAWIARELNKIGWEITEITTVRDRREEMLSAFNQSFARVNVVLVTGGLGPTKDDMTKQTLCDFFGGKMIFDDSVLQNIERWLSKRKIKLNDSTRSQAMVPDVCSVIQNPVGTAPVMWFEREGKVLVSMPGVPFEMKNAMENEVIPRLRHRFPDHTSIRHFTCLVMNFTESALSEYLTDFEAEMPSAVKLAYLPNPGVIRLRLTARGEDDLETCRMLEKQAEKLCGLLGKNIFSYRDTTMAGALGAILEKEGYTVATAESCTGGNIAHEITLIPGSSAYYKGSIVSYANEIKETVLGVSTEDLEKYGAVSRQVVEQMVKGVQKLMHTDCAVATSGVAGPNGGTSEKPVGTVWIAVALGDKIVSEKFLFGENRKYNIERATHMAFLSMIKLLSGS from the coding sequence ATGAATGTTGAGATTATTGTTATCGGTGACGAATTGCTGATAGGACAGGTTACAGATACTAATTCTGCATGGATAGCCCGGGAATTGAATAAAATAGGTTGGGAAATTACGGAGATAACAACGGTGAGAGATCGGCGAGAAGAAATGTTATCGGCTTTCAATCAGTCGTTTGCCCGTGTAAATGTTGTTTTAGTAACAGGTGGGTTAGGACCTACTAAAGATGATATGACAAAGCAGACATTATGTGATTTTTTCGGTGGAAAAATGATTTTTGATGATTCTGTTTTACAAAATATAGAACGTTGGCTTTCTAAGCGTAAGATAAAGCTCAATGATTCTACCCGGAGTCAAGCTATGGTACCTGATGTATGTTCGGTTATACAAAACCCGGTAGGAACTGCTCCCGTAATGTGGTTCGAAAGAGAAGGAAAAGTCCTCGTTTCGATGCCGGGTGTACCGTTTGAGATGAAAAATGCCATGGAAAATGAAGTGATTCCTCGATTACGACATCGTTTTCCCGATCATACGTCGATACGTCATTTTACTTGTCTGGTTATGAATTTTACCGAGTCGGCTTTATCGGAATATCTGACCGATTTTGAAGCCGAAATGCCTTCGGCTGTGAAATTGGCATATTTGCCAAATCCAGGTGTTATTCGCCTGCGTCTGACAGCTCGTGGAGAAGATGATTTGGAAACTTGTCGCATGCTCGAAAAACAGGCGGAAAAATTGTGTGGATTATTAGGTAAAAATATTTTTTCATACCGGGATACCACGATGGCCGGAGCATTAGGTGCTATATTAGAGAAAGAAGGTTATACTGTTGCGACAGCTGAAAGTTGTACGGGTGGAAATATTGCACACGAAATAACACTGATCCCCGGTTCATCGGCATATTATAAAGGTAGTATCGTATCGTACGCCAACGAAATAAAAGAAACAGTATTAGGAGTAAGTACAGAAGATCTTGAAAAATATGGTGCTGTGAGTCGTCAGGTAGTTGAGCAGATGGTTAAGGGTGTACAAAAGTTGATGCATACCGATTGTGCAGTGGCTACTTCGGGTGTTGCCGGCCCGAACGGAGGAACTTCTGAAAAACCGGTCGGTACCGTTTGGATAGCTGTCGCATTAGGAGATAAGATCGTTAGTGAAAAATTTTTGTTTGGCGAAAACCGGAAATATAATATAGAAAGAGCCACCCATATGGCTTTCCTTTCGATGATAAAATTATTGTCCGGTAGCTAA
- a CDS encoding DJ-1/PfpI family protein, giving the protein MEKKVAILAVNPVNGYGLFQYLEAFFENGISYKVFAVADTKEIKSNSGITIITDDIIKNLKGHTDDYDALVFSCGDAVPVFQQNADKSYNIDLLKVVKEFHKKGKIMIGHCAAALIFEISGINDNNKLAIHPLAKAAIQKGIATDEKAVIDGNFYTAQSENTLNALIPSVIKALK; this is encoded by the coding sequence ATGGAAAAAAAAGTAGCTATTCTGGCTGTAAATCCGGTAAACGGTTACGGGTTGTTCCAATATCTGGAAGCATTTTTCGAAAACGGCATCTCTTACAAAGTTTTCGCAGTAGCAGATACGAAAGAAATTAAAAGCAACTCGGGCATAACCATTATTACGGATGATATTATAAAAAATTTAAAAGGACATACCGACGATTATGACGCATTAGTATTTTCCTGCGGAGACGCTGTTCCCGTATTTCAGCAAAACGCAGATAAATCCTATAATATCGATCTCTTAAAAGTGGTCAAAGAGTTTCATAAAAAAGGTAAAATCATGATAGGACATTGTGCCGCTGCACTAATATTCGAAATTTCAGGAATCAATGACAATAATAAACTCGCCATACATCCTTTGGCAAAAGCCGCTATACAAAAAGGAATCGCAACCGATGAAAAGGCAGTAATCGATGGAAACTTTTATACTGCACAATCTGAAAACACACTAAACGCCCTCATTCCATCGGTAATTAAAGCACTGAAATAA
- a CDS encoding winged helix-turn-helix transcriptional regulator produces the protein MKNFHTDGFCPVRDVLGRLGNKWSLLVLITLNANGIMRFSDIHKSIGDVSQRMLTVTLRMLESDGLVKRKIYAEIPPRVEYSLTSRAESLIPLLNDLVDWALQNMPGIRESRNLSV, from the coding sequence ATGAAAAATTTTCATACCGATGGTTTTTGTCCGGTACGGGATGTTCTCGGCCGTTTAGGTAATAAGTGGTCGTTATTGGTGTTGATTACATTAAATGCAAATGGAATAATGCGTTTTAGCGATATTCATAAATCGATAGGGGATGTATCGCAACGTATGCTGACAGTTACATTGCGTATGCTCGAATCAGACGGCTTAGTAAAACGAAAAATATATGCTGAAATTCCGCCTCGTGTCGAATATTCGTTGACTTCACGGGCAGAAAGTTTAATTCCTTTATTGAATGATTTGGTTGATTGGGCATTACAAAATATGCCGGGAATACGAGAAAGCAGAAATCTTTCTGTATAA
- the rpmB gene encoding 50S ribosomal protein L28, with the protein MSKICQITGKKAMVGNNVSHSKRRTKRRFNVNLFTKKFYWVEQDCWISLKISAAGLRTINKMGLDAALKQAAEKGFLNA; encoded by the coding sequence ATGTCGAAGATTTGTCAAATTACCGGAAAAAAAGCAATGGTTGGCAATAATGTCTCGCACTCGAAGAGACGTACGAAAAGAAGATTTAATGTCAACCTGTTTACTAAAAAGTTCTATTGGGTAGAACAAGATTGTTGGATCAGCCTGAAAATCTCAGCTGCAGGTCTCCGTACTATTAATAAAATGGGATTGGACGCTGCGTTGAAACAAGCTGCTGAAAAAGGTTTTTTAAACGCATAA
- the rpmG gene encoding 50S ribosomal protein L33, with product MAKKAKGNRVQVILECTEHKASGMPGTSRYITTKNRKNTTERLELKKYNPILKKVTIHKEIK from the coding sequence ATGGCAAAAAAAGCTAAAGGTAATAGAGTACAAGTTATTCTCGAATGTACGGAGCACAAAGCAAGTGGTATGCCCGGGACATCGAGATACATTACCACCAAAAACAGGAAAAATACCACTGAGAGATTGGAGCTGAAAAAGTACAATCCTATTTTGAAAAAAGTAACTATTCACAAAGAAATAAAATAA
- a CDS encoding DUF4295 domain-containing protein yields MAKKTVASLQKGEGRTYSKVIKMVKSPKTGAYIFQEEMVPNDKVSEVLAK; encoded by the coding sequence ATGGCAAAGAAAACCGTTGCATCATTGCAAAAAGGAGAGGGACGTACTTATTCTAAGGTAATAAAGATGGTTAAGTCTCCCAAGACCGGAGCTTATATCTTTCAGGAAGAAATGGTCCCCAATGACAAAGTGAGCGAAGTGCTTGCTAAATAA
- the ftsY gene encoding signal recognition particle-docking protein FtsY, whose amino-acid sequence MGIFDFFSKEKKETLDKGLSKTKEGVFSKLARVVAGKTKVDDEILDDLEEVLITSDVGVETTLRIIERIEKRVAHDKYVTTSELRVMLREEIAALLTENNSEDIAEFSVPADKRPYVIMVVGVNGVGKTTTIGKLAYQFKKAGNSVYLGAADTFRAAAVEQLVIWGERVGVPVVKQKMGSDPASVAYDTLSSAKANNADVVIIDTAGRLHNKINLMNELSKIKNVMNKVVPGAPHEVLLVLDGSTGQNAFEQAKQFTAATEVNALAITKLDGTAKGGVVIGISDQFKTPVKYIGLGEGMEDLQVFNRKEFVDSLFGEE is encoded by the coding sequence ATGGGTATATTCGATTTTTTTTCAAAAGAAAAAAAGGAAACCCTCGATAAGGGATTGTCTAAAACCAAAGAAGGTGTATTTTCGAAACTTGCGCGTGTCGTTGCCGGGAAAACGAAAGTCGATGATGAGATACTCGATGATCTCGAGGAGGTTTTAATTACATCGGATGTCGGTGTCGAAACCACACTGAGGATTATCGAACGCATCGAGAAACGTGTCGCCCATGATAAATATGTGACTACTTCCGAGCTGAGAGTTATGCTTCGTGAAGAGATTGCCGCATTGCTTACCGAGAATAATTCTGAAGATATTGCTGAATTTTCGGTTCCGGCCGATAAACGTCCTTACGTGATTATGGTTGTCGGGGTTAATGGTGTCGGGAAAACGACAACGATAGGTAAGTTGGCATATCAGTTTAAAAAAGCGGGTAATAGTGTTTATTTAGGAGCTGCAGATACGTTTCGGGCTGCAGCCGTAGAGCAATTGGTAATTTGGGGAGAACGGGTAGGTGTTCCGGTTGTGAAACAGAAAATGGGTTCCGATCCTGCTTCTGTTGCATATGATACGCTGAGCTCGGCCAAAGCTAATAATGCGGATGTTGTGATTATCGATACGGCAGGCCGGTTGCATAATAAAATAAACTTGATGAATGAGCTTTCGAAAATTAAAAATGTAATGAATAAGGTTGTGCCGGGTGCTCCCCATGAGGTTTTATTAGTTCTCGACGGATCTACCGGGCAAAATGCATTTGAGCAGGCAAAGCAGTTTACTGCAGCGACCGAGGTAAATGCCCTGGCAATTACAAAACTCGATGGAACGGCTAAAGGGGGTGTTGTAATCGGCATTTCCGATCAGTTTAAAACCCCTGTAAAATATATTGGCTTAGGAGAGGGAATGGAAGACCTGCAAGTATTTAATCGAAAAGAATTTGTAGATTCGTTATTCGGAGAAGAGTAA
- the rimO gene encoding 30S ribosomal protein S12 methylthiotransferase RimO: protein MIKNRVDIITLGCSKNLVDSEQLMRQFEAAGYIVKHDSDKVSGEIVVINTCGFIGDAKEESINMILNFVQAKAQKKIRKLFVMGCLSERFMTDLNQEIPEVDKFYGKFDWKQLITDLGKPYRDDLRYERILTTPPHYAYIKIAEGCDRCCSYCAIPIITGRYQSRPMEEIEEEVKLMISEGVKEFQIIAQDLTYYGKDLYKTWKLPELIDRLAMIPGVEWLRLHYAYPAKFPYELLAVMRKHDNVCKYLDIALQHISDNMLSRMHRNVTKEETYALLKRIREEVPGIHIRTTLMVGYPGESESDFEELKEFVREMRFERMGAFAYSEEEGTYSAIHYVDDISEEIKQKRLDDLMALQEKIAAEINAEKVGRRMNVIIDREEVDYYVGRTEFDSPEVDPEVLIEKTMELHIGEFYLVEITGAQTFELIGHVIK, encoded by the coding sequence ATGATAAAGAACAGAGTTGATATTATTACTTTGGGTTGTTCTAAAAACTTGGTCGATTCAGAACAGTTGATGCGACAGTTCGAAGCTGCAGGGTATATTGTGAAGCATGATTCCGATAAAGTTTCGGGTGAAATCGTAGTTATCAATACTTGCGGATTTATTGGGGATGCTAAGGAAGAGTCGATTAATATGATCTTGAATTTCGTGCAAGCGAAAGCCCAAAAAAAGATACGCAAACTTTTCGTAATGGGATGTCTTTCGGAAAGGTTTATGACCGACTTAAATCAAGAGATACCCGAAGTAGATAAATTTTATGGAAAATTTGATTGGAAACAGTTGATTACCGATTTGGGTAAACCCTATCGTGACGATCTACGCTATGAGAGGATTCTTACCACTCCCCCGCATTATGCTTACATAAAAATAGCCGAGGGGTGTGATCGGTGTTGTTCTTATTGTGCGATTCCTATTATTACCGGGCGTTATCAATCTCGCCCTATGGAAGAGATAGAGGAAGAAGTAAAGCTAATGATTTCTGAGGGAGTAAAAGAATTTCAAATCATTGCACAAGATCTTACCTATTACGGGAAAGATTTATACAAAACGTGGAAATTACCTGAACTCATCGATCGTTTAGCTATGATTCCCGGTGTCGAATGGTTGCGTCTTCATTATGCTTATCCTGCTAAATTCCCGTATGAATTATTAGCTGTTATGCGTAAGCATGATAATGTATGTAAATACCTCGATATTGCTTTACAGCACATAAGTGATAATATGCTTTCTCGAATGCATCGTAATGTAACTAAAGAGGAAACTTATGCATTGCTGAAACGTATACGTGAGGAAGTGCCCGGTATTCATATACGTACGACGTTAATGGTCGGATATCCCGGAGAAAGTGAATCTGATTTTGAGGAGCTTAAGGAGTTTGTACGGGAAATGCGTTTCGAAAGAATGGGTGCGTTTGCTTATTCTGAAGAGGAAGGAACATATTCTGCTATACATTATGTCGATGATATTTCTGAAGAAATAAAACAAAAAAGACTCGATGATCTAATGGCTTTACAGGAAAAAATCGCAGCAGAAATAAATGCGGAAAAAGTAGGACGTAGAATGAATGTGATAATCGATCGTGAAGAAGTCGACTATTATGTAGGGCGTACCGAGTTTGATTCTCCCGAAGTGGATCCTGAAGTTTTGATAGAAAAGACGATGGAGTTGCACATAGGAGAATTTTACCTTGTGGAAATTACAGGTGCACAAACATTCGAGTTGATAGGTCATGTTATAAAATAA
- a CDS encoding chorismate-binding protein — MKSAISEISVIDKAISLCLSRGIPFYIYRLPGSEVIVFGAQTSVFVEEMGEIGAYIEEKGFLFSPFDILDSCPVYFLKGDYNLDTPDLLFKLSSIGKSVDWPLYKGEDITQDEYYEQVEHWIKLFETTDLRKAVLSRTRTIFCDGEKVALKIFDKMAARYPQAFVYMVYIPGKALWAGATPETFVRQNDDYLEVMSLAGTKKADDTTSWGQKDREEQQIVTEYIGEKFLSTFGKKPCLKGPFVRKAGTVSHLCTILRSEGRSPLNIVSSLVKELHPTPAVGGYPLNKAITLIKNTEKHERRYYAGYLGPVYGDGTFDLFVNLRCMEIFGNAVRIYVGGGITALSQPEAEWNETEIKSRTLLDVIGI, encoded by the coding sequence ATGAAGAGTGCCATATCCGAAATATCTGTAATCGATAAAGCTATTTCTTTATGTCTGTCTCGCGGAATCCCTTTTTATATTTACAGATTACCCGGAAGTGAAGTGATCGTTTTTGGAGCTCAAACATCTGTATTTGTCGAAGAAATGGGTGAAATAGGAGCTTATATTGAAGAAAAAGGGTTCTTATTTTCACCATTCGATATTTTAGATTCTTGCCCGGTGTATTTTCTTAAAGGAGATTATAATTTAGATACTCCTGATTTACTTTTTAAGTTGTCGAGTATCGGAAAATCTGTTGATTGGCCCCTTTACAAAGGAGAGGACATTACACAAGATGAATATTACGAGCAGGTAGAACATTGGATAAAATTATTTGAAACTACTGATTTACGGAAAGCGGTATTATCACGTACCCGTACAATTTTTTGCGATGGCGAAAAAGTTGCACTGAAAATATTCGATAAAATGGCTGCTCGTTATCCTCAGGCGTTTGTTTACATGGTTTATATTCCCGGTAAGGCTTTATGGGCAGGGGCGACTCCGGAGACTTTTGTGAGACAAAATGATGATTATCTCGAGGTGATGTCTCTTGCAGGGACTAAAAAAGCGGATGATACCACTTCTTGGGGGCAAAAAGATCGTGAAGAGCAACAAATCGTTACCGAATATATCGGAGAAAAGTTTTTGTCGACTTTTGGAAAGAAGCCTTGTTTGAAAGGACCTTTTGTACGTAAAGCCGGAACGGTTTCTCATCTGTGCACGATCTTGCGTTCAGAAGGTAGAAGCCCGTTGAATATTGTGTCTTCATTGGTAAAAGAACTGCATCCTACTCCTGCTGTCGGAGGTTATCCTTTGAATAAGGCAATAACTCTTATTAAAAATACCGAAAAACATGAAAGAAGGTATTATGCCGGTTATTTAGGCCCTGTATATGGTGATGGGACGTTCGATTTATTTGTAAATTTGCGTTGTATGGAAATATTCGGTAATGCTGTTCGGATATATGTAGGAGGCGGTATTACTGCGTTATCGCAGCCTGAGGCCGAATGGAATGAAACAGAGATAAAATCACGGACATTACTCGATGTAATCGGTATTTGA